From a single Pelmatolapia mariae isolate MD_Pm_ZW linkage group LG20, Pm_UMD_F_2, whole genome shotgun sequence genomic region:
- the LOC134619315 gene encoding uncharacterized protein LOC134619315, with amino-acid sequence MTEFLRLQQEDLIPPNLTAEDLRDLLVEKSRETLREQLWEFELEDFEEEEAKPLLRLVWAVNVINKMRDIEFQARMLLQFPEAVPPKFQAPKLISMVKDYVEILKKKQQEQHNSKLLTAQEAVIEVVPRVLQGFWELPPRPLLNMASQSLSILSTSVTKATLDRVSKSLTVMETQAIFTRSIRDDMVDSILTEIRQKFPQEILVANFAPVLLKTIADVAMIRICEIFEPPSSLPDVKNTNEERSSDGLSMANVPPAEGSFSESVPEPDVPCEELLSERASSLSSQDLKIEGALSESVAVADILCEEPYAESKSSVKGEDVKIKGSRSEIGPVPDVPCEEPFPEPESSMKCKDLQINKKKKKKGFFKRLKSLFCCCCRPKDTD; translated from the exons ATGACGGAGTTTCTCAGACTTCAGCAGGAAGATCTAATTCCACCGAACCTCACTGCTGAAGATCTGAGAGATCTTTTGGTGGAGAAGAGCAGGGAGACACTCAGAGAGCA gctGTGGGAGTTTGAATTAGAGGATTTTGAAGAAGAGGAAGCCAAACCTCTCCTAAGGCTG gTATGGGCGGTGAACGTCATCAATAAAATGAGGGACATTGAATTTCAAGCCAGAATGCTTCTTCAGTTCCCAGAGGCCGTACCTCCTAAATTTCA AGCACCTAAACTCATCAGCATGGTGAAGGATTACGTTGAAATCCtaaaaaagaagcagcaggaaCAGCATAACAGCAAACTGCTCACCGCGCAGGAGGCAGTGATCGAGGTAGTTCCCCGTGTTCTCCAGGGTTTCTGGGAGCTTCCTCCTCGTCCCCTCCTAAACATGGCCTCCCAGAGTTTAAGCATCCTCTCCACGAGTGTCACCAAGGCCACTTTAGATCGTGTCTCCAAGAGTCTCACGGTGATGGAAACACAGGCCATCTTCACCCGCTCCATCCGAGACGATATGGTCGACAGCATCCTGACGGAGATTAGGCAGAAATTTCCTCAAGAAATTCTGGTTGCAAACTTTGCACCAGTGTTGCTGAAGACCATAGCTGATGTAGCAATGATCCGGATATGTGAAATCTTTGAGCCCCCTTCAAGTCTTCCTGATGTGAAGAACACAAATGAAGAACGCTCCTCTGACGGTCTTTCAATGGCAAATGTTCCACCAGCCGAAGGATCTTTTTCAGAAAGTGTTCCAGAGCCTGATGTTCCCTGTGAGGAACTTCTTTCTGAAAGGGCATCCAGTCTGAGTTCTCAAGACCTTAAGATCGAAGGAGCTCTGTCAGAAAGTGTGGCAGTGGCTGACATTCTCTGTGAGGAACCCTATGCCGAGTCCAAATCCAGTGTTAAAGGCGAAGATGTTAAGATCAAAGGATCTCGTTCTGAAATTGGGCCAGTTCCTGATGTTCCCTGTGAGGAACCTTTTCCTGAACCCGAATCCAGTATGAAGTGCAAAGACCTTCAGAtcaataagaagaagaagaaaaagggcttcttcaaaagactgaaaagtcTGTTCTGCTGTTGTTGCAGACCAAAAGACACCGACTGA